DNA from Asanoa sp. WMMD1127:
TCGGGCCGGCCGAGCAGCTCGCGGGCCGCGCCGTAGCCACCCCGTCGGCCGAACGGCGCGTGCACGACCGGCATGGAGATGCTCTCCGCGTCGAGCGCGTCGCGCCAGCCCTCGACGCGGTCGGTCGCGGGCCGGACGTCCCGCGGCCCGCCGACGCAGGCGATGCGGCGGCGGCCGTGGTCGAGCAGGTGCCGGGTGGCCGCGAAGGCGCCACCGCGGTTGTCGACGAGGACGCCTGGCGCGGCCGCCCCGGGCACCTGGCGGTCCAGGCACACCCACGGCGTGCGCGCGCGCTCCAGGTCGCCGAGGAAGCCGGCGGGGCCGTGGGCGGGCACGATGAACAGCCCGTCCACCTGGCGGGCGAGGAAGGTCCGCACGTACGTCGTCTGCCGCTCGTCGCTCTCGGCGGCGTTGCCGATCAGCAGCGTGTAGCCCTGTGCGAACGCCTCTTCCTCGATCGCCCGGGCCAGCTCCGCGAAGAACGGGTTGGCGTTGTCCGGGATGACCAGGCCGAGCGTCATGGTGCGGCTCATCCGCAGCGAACGGGCGATGCCGTTGGGGCGGTAACCGAGCTGTTCGATGGCGGCGAGCACCTTCGCCCGGGTCTGCGCGGAGACCGGACGCGGTCCGCCGTTGACCACGTAGCTGACCACCGCGGGTGAGGTCCCGGCGAGCCGGGCCACGTCGGTGCGTCGAACCGCCACGCTGGTACCTCCGGTCAACACGAGTTGCGCGAGATGTGCTGCACATCATGCGAAGCGGTTCTCAGGTTGCGCAACACGTGTTGAATGGCCGTTACCGGACCGAGACCCGTGATCATCGCGTTGCGTTCCGTGCGGATTGACATCACCCGAGCGCTAATCCACCATTCCACTAACCACTTAGTGGAGGATGCAGATGATCGCCTTCCGGCTCGACGCGCGGTCGGGCGTGCCGACCTACCTGCAGCTGGTCAACCAGGTCAAGCACGCGCTGCGGCTGGGCCTCCTCGAGCCCGGCGACCGCCTGCCCACCGCCGCCGAGGTGGTCGCCGCGCTCGCCATCAACCCCAACACCGTGCTCAAGGCCTACCGGGAGCTGGAGCGCGAGGGCCTGGTCGCCGCCCGGCCCGGCGCCGGCACGTTCGTGCAGCGCACGCTCGGGCGCGTCAGCGCCATCGACCGGGCCCGGCTCCGGCGGCAGCTCGTCGGTTGGATGCGGTCGGCGGCCGAGGCCGGCCTCGACCGGGAGGACATCGACGCCCTCGTCGCGGCCGCCCGCCTGGACGCGGAGGCGGCCGCGTGACGGCCGCGGTGGAGACGGTCCGGCTCGGCCGGCGGTACGGGCGGACCTGGGCGCTGCGGGACTGCGGCCTGACCGTCCCGAGTGGACGCGTCGTGGCCCTCGTCGGGCCCAACGGCGCGGGCAAGACCACACTGCTCAACCTGCTGGCCGGGCTGATCCGGCCGTCGGCCGGCCACGTGCTGCGGTTCGGTGAGCCGGTGCGCGACGACACCGCGTCGCTGTCCCGGGTGGCCTACATGGCCCAGGACT
Protein-coding regions in this window:
- a CDS encoding LacI family DNA-binding transcriptional regulator — translated: MAVRRTDVARLAGTSPAVVSYVVNGGPRPVSAQTRAKVLAAIEQLGYRPNGIARSLRMSRTMTLGLVIPDNANPFFAELARAIEEEAFAQGYTLLIGNAAESDERQTTYVRTFLARQVDGLFIVPAHGPAGFLGDLERARTPWVCLDRQVPGAAAPGVLVDNRGGAFAATRHLLDHGRRRIACVGGPRDVRPATDRVEGWRDALDAESISMPVVHAPFGRRGGYGAARELLGRPERPDAVFVASDEQAVGVLRAIAEAGLRCPDDVAVASFDGIPGAAYTLPALTTMAQPIAAVGRAAVNHLLTQPTAPTDVLPVTLVRRGSCGCPDPPGGDPAGEEAGA
- a CDS encoding GntR family transcriptional regulator — protein: MIAFRLDARSGVPTYLQLVNQVKHALRLGLLEPGDRLPTAAEVVAALAINPNTVLKAYRELEREGLVAARPGAGTFVQRTLGRVSAIDRARLRRQLVGWMRSAAEAGLDREDIDALVAAARLDAEAAA